In a single window of the Methylophaga frappieri genome:
- the rlmKL gene encoding bifunctional 23S rRNA (guanine(2069)-N(7))-methyltransferase RlmK/23S rRNA (guanine(2445)-N(2))-methyltransferase RlmL, whose product MTQHKFTVTAARGMLDLLSDELRQFGITNTKQETGSVRFTGTLKQAYQVCLWSRVAVRVLMPVARFMAETPEQLYQGIQTIDWSTHIATDESATLAIDFNSFRSKLQHNQFGAQKVKDAIVDQIREQFGKRPSVDLGQPDLRVNVYVKHNQAIVSIDLSGDSLHKRGYRVQQTIAPLKETLAAAILLAADWPKLARQGWGLIDPMCGSGTFLIEAAMMAADIAPAFNRHYFGFLNWPQHDASAWQQLRADAERRRLSGLSRLPHLTGGDQDDTAVIAATENINAAGLAEHIQVEHRRLLDWTAVSRQLPAQGLFVCNPPYGTRMGDTDKLHYLFDSIGNIVSEKLPSWRTAIITDNAALGKFTGLTLFEQRPFDNGPIACEVLYYRAPKPAKQATAPTSQPIKPAPWPGVTDVPPETHSTLTSPSITLSEQATMFANRLRKNAKHLAKWARKQDVECYRVYDADLPDYAAAIDIYGDKVHVQEYAPPAEIDPQKASRRLQEIMKIVPDVLGVSATDITLKYRQRQRGSDQYETQAALNQRFAVRENGLKFWVNLTDYLDTGLFLDHRLTRQMIGQQARGKSLLNLFAYTGSVTVYAAAAGAKSSLTVDMSNTYLQWAKDNLALNQLTNDKHQFLRADVTAWLDQAVAEKQQFDVIFIDPPTFSNSSKMTGIFDIQRDHADMLNKLAKLLSAEGVIWFSTNRQDFRLDDSSLTQFEITDLSKATLPEDFARRPKIHYCWQLRKFS is encoded by the coding sequence ATGACCCAACATAAGTTCACTGTCACAGCTGCTCGCGGCATGCTGGATTTACTCAGCGACGAACTCCGTCAATTTGGCATTACCAACACCAAGCAAGAAACGGGTAGCGTTCGTTTTACCGGAACGCTTAAACAAGCCTACCAAGTCTGTTTATGGTCGCGTGTTGCCGTGCGGGTTTTGATGCCGGTTGCCCGGTTTATGGCTGAGACGCCTGAGCAGCTCTATCAGGGCATTCAAACCATTGATTGGTCGACGCATATAGCGACAGATGAATCGGCGACACTGGCGATTGATTTCAATAGTTTTCGCTCAAAGCTGCAACACAATCAGTTTGGTGCGCAAAAGGTGAAGGATGCCATTGTTGACCAGATTCGTGAGCAATTCGGTAAACGGCCATCCGTCGATTTAGGGCAGCCCGATTTACGTGTCAATGTTTATGTTAAACACAATCAAGCCATTGTCAGTATTGATTTGTCTGGAGACAGTCTGCATAAACGTGGCTATCGTGTTCAACAGACTATTGCACCACTCAAAGAAACCCTTGCCGCCGCAATATTGCTTGCCGCTGACTGGCCGAAACTGGCGCGCCAAGGATGGGGACTCATCGATCCTATGTGCGGTAGTGGTACGTTTTTGATTGAAGCGGCCATGATGGCGGCGGATATTGCCCCCGCATTTAACCGTCACTACTTTGGCTTTCTGAACTGGCCACAACATGATGCATCGGCTTGGCAACAGCTCCGGGCTGATGCAGAACGACGGCGACTAAGCGGCTTATCACGGCTCCCGCATCTAACAGGTGGTGATCAAGACGATACGGCCGTTATCGCCGCAACTGAAAATATAAACGCTGCTGGGCTGGCCGAGCATATCCAAGTCGAACATCGCCGTTTACTGGATTGGACTGCGGTTAGTCGACAACTGCCTGCCCAAGGCTTATTTGTCTGTAATCCACCTTATGGAACCCGAATGGGCGATACTGACAAGTTACATTATCTCTTTGATAGCATCGGTAATATTGTGTCGGAAAAATTGCCAAGTTGGCGCACAGCAATTATTACCGACAATGCGGCATTAGGAAAATTTACTGGACTGACCCTATTTGAACAGCGTCCGTTTGATAATGGGCCGATTGCCTGTGAGGTGTTGTACTACCGTGCCCCGAAACCGGCTAAGCAAGCCACCGCGCCGACCAGTCAACCCATAAAGCCAGCGCCATGGCCTGGCGTTACAGACGTCCCACCAGAAACGCATTCCACGCTTACTTCACCTTCAATCACACTGTCAGAGCAAGCCACCATGTTTGCCAATCGGCTGCGAAAGAATGCCAAACACCTTGCCAAATGGGCACGCAAACAAGATGTTGAGTGTTATCGCGTATATGATGCTGATTTACCGGACTATGCTGCTGCGATTGATATTTATGGCGACAAAGTTCATGTTCAGGAATATGCCCCGCCAGCAGAAATTGACCCACAAAAAGCGAGCCGCCGACTCCAGGAAATAATGAAAATCGTTCCTGATGTTTTAGGCGTCTCTGCCACCGATATCACATTAAAATATCGTCAGCGACAGCGGGGTAGTGATCAATACGAAACCCAGGCGGCGCTCAATCAACGTTTTGCTGTTCGGGAAAATGGTCTTAAATTCTGGGTTAATCTGACCGACTATCTGGATACGGGTTTGTTTCTTGATCATCGCCTTACGCGACAAATGATTGGTCAACAGGCCCGCGGTAAATCGTTGTTAAATTTATTTGCTTATACCGGCAGTGTGACCGTCTATGCAGCAGCAGCGGGCGCCAAATCCAGCTTAACTGTAGACATGTCAAATACCTACCTGCAGTGGGCAAAAGATAACCTAGCGTTGAATCAGTTAACCAATGACAAGCATCAATTCTTGCGGGCCGATGTTACCGCTTGGCTGGATCAGGCGGTTGCAGAAAAACAGCAATTCGATGTCATTTTTATCGATCCGCCTACCTTCTCTAATTCCAGCAAAATGACGGGCATCTTTGATATTCAGCGCGATCATGCAGATATGCTCAACAAATTGGCAAAATTATTGAGTGCAGAAGGGGTAATCTGGTTCTCTACCAATCGTCAGGATTTTCGCTTAGACGACTCGTCATTAACACAATTTGAAATTACAGACCTCAGTAAAGCAACACTACCTGAGGATTTTGCACGTCGCCCTAAAATTCACTATTGCTGGCAACTGCGAAAGTTTAGCTAG
- the yhbY gene encoding ribosome assembly RNA-binding protein YhbY, producing the protein MAVTDKQRRYLKGLAHSLKPVVMVGNSGLTDAVMNEIDQALAHHELIKVRVSGQERDERHSMLEKIAVQSKADLVLIIGNIGGFYRPAEQPRISLPR; encoded by the coding sequence ATGGCAGTGACAGATAAACAACGACGATATCTTAAGGGGCTGGCACATTCGCTAAAGCCCGTTGTCATGGTAGGTAACAGCGGTTTAACAGACGCCGTAATGAATGAAATCGATCAAGCGCTGGCGCACCATGAATTGATTAAAGTGCGGGTGAGCGGACAAGAGCGGGATGAAAGACATTCAATGCTGGAAAAAATTGCAGTGCAATCAAAAGCTGACTTAGTACTAATAATTGGTAATATTGGTGGCTTTTATCGCCCTGCCGAGCAACCCAGAATCAGTTTGCCGCGTTAG